The following coding sequences are from one Xiphias gladius isolate SHS-SW01 ecotype Sanya breed wild chromosome 14, ASM1685928v1, whole genome shotgun sequence window:
- the LOC120799304 gene encoding homeobox protein Mohawk-like, with amino-acid sequence MHLLTGDKSACSRMDKVAAMKSDTLLHLEDNRRAEERSRLNCVDLPQTSLTDGRSTNLLQCQDTTGNSSTIQYRRYGSRLGGVKVRHKRQVLQDMARPLKHWLYKHRDNPYPTKTEKVLLALGSHMTLVQVSNWFANARRRLKNTVRQPDLSWALRIKLYNKYIQGNAERLSVCSDDSDSDEEVCPLQTPISQSNFGRSSSHKSALEKQSTVLAMADSPNSDESTSPPSKYKSGLLNRYLNDTLRHMMAAKADGVTSSRNRRSHSESFSSNECDRDVVSPASSYETETNFVYHMDTMEYTSSKCDRDQQQDRGQQIQDDQGWREIHAAVALTNLAQGQSHTGGQSIVKVPIAATGQSCTREPFSLTRTTIIDRMCVTEPTSALRQSSTVGPALTSRIIQKSSHISEVQTVKVALANSV; translated from the exons ATGCACCTGTTGACTGGGGACAAGTCTGCATGCTCAAGAATGGACAAAGTTGCTGCGATGAAGTCTGATACTCTGCTTCATTTGGAGGACaacagaagagcagaggagaggagcaggtTGAACTGTGTAGACTTACCTCAGACCAGTTTAACAGACGGACGGAGCACAAACCTGCTGCAATGCCAGGACACCACTGGAAACAGCTCTACTATCCAGTACAGAAGATATGG GTCTCGTCTGGGTGGGGTCAAAGTTCGCCACAAGAGACAGGTGCTGCAGGACATGGCCCGACCCCTGAAACATTGGCTGTACAAACACCGGGACAACCCTTACCCCACCAAGACTGAGAAGGTCCTGCTGGCTCTGGGCTCACATATGACATTAGTACAG GTTTCCAACTGGTTTGCAAATGCCCGGCGGAGGCTGAAAAACACAGTGAGACAGCCAGACCTTAGCTGGGCCCTGAGGATCAAACTTTATAATAAATACATCCAGGGAAATGCCGAAAGGCTGAGTGTATGCAGCGATGACAGCGACTCAGATG AAGAAGTGTGCCCCTTACAAACTCCTATAAGCCAGTCCAACTTTGGCAGGTCGTCTTCCCACAAGAGCGCGCTCGAGAAACAGAGTACTGTCCTCGCCATGGCTGACTCCCCCAACAGTGACGAAAGCACGTCGCCTCCTTCCAAATACAAGAGCGGTTTACTGAATCGGTATCTGAACGACACCCTGCGTCACATGATGGCAGCGAAGGCTGATGGGGTCACCTCGTCCCGCAATAGGAGGAGTCACTCTGAGTCGTTCAGCTCGAACGAATGTGACCGAGATGTTGTCTCTCCGGCCTCGTCCTACGAAACGGAGACCAACTTTGTCTACCACATGG ATACAATGGAATATACATCAAGTAAATGTGACAG GGACCAGCAGCAGGACCGAGGCCAGCAGATACAAGATGACCAAGGCTGGCGGGAGATCCACGCCGCCGTGGCTCTGACCAACTTGGCCCAGGGTCAGAGCCACACAGGAGGCCAGAGCATCGTCAAGGTGCCGATCGCTGCCACAGGGCAGAGCTGCACCCGGGAGCCCTTCTCCCTAACACGAACCACTATCATAGACAGGATGTGTGTTACAGAACCCACCTCTGCACTGAGGCAGAGCAGCACCGTCGGGCCCGCTCTCACCAGCCGCATCATCCAGAAGTCCTCTCATATCTCTGAGGTCCAGACTGTCAAAGTGGCCCTGGCAAACAGTGTGTAG
- the LOC120799418 gene encoding ras-related protein Rab-18-B → MDEDVLTTLKLLIIGESGVGKSSLLLRFTDDTFDPEQSATIGVDFKVKTLAIDGNKAKLAIWDTAGQERFRTLTPSYYRGAQGVILVYDVTKRDTFTKLENWLNELETYTTRNDIVKMLVGNKIDKDDHEVDRNEGLKFARKHSMLFIEASAKTKDGVQCAFEELVEKILQTPGLWESESQGQKVRLGDQEQASGRACGGYCSIP, encoded by the exons ATGGACGAAGACGTGTTGACAACTCTGAAGCTGTTGATAATAGGCGAAAGCGGAGTGGGGAAGTCCAG TCTCCTCCTGAGGTTCACAGACGATACTTTTGATCCAGAGCAGTCAGCCACAATAG GTGTGGacttcaaagtaaaaacactcGCTATAGATGGGAACAAAGCAAAGCTCGCCATATGG GACACAGCTGGACAGGAAAGGTTTCGCACTCTGACGCCCAGCTATTACCGCGGTGCGCAAGGAGTCATCCTTG TATATGACGTCACAAAGCGTGACACTTTTACAAAGCTCGAAAACTGGCTGAACGAATTAGAAACCTATACCACACGCAACGACATTGTAAAAATGCTGGTCGGAAACAAAATTGATAAG gaTGACCATGAAGTGGACAGAAACGAAGGCTTGAAGTTTGCTAGGAAACACTCAATGCTTTTTATTG AGGCCAGTGCAAAGACCAAAGACGGCGTCCAGTGTGCCTTTGAGGAGCTTGTGGAGAAAATCCTCCAGACTCCAGGGCTTTGGGAGAGTGAAAGCCAGGGCCAGAAGGTCCGTCTGGGGGACCAGGAGCAGGCCAGTGGCAGGGCATGTGGAGGATACTGTTCCATACcgtga
- the LOC120799360 gene encoding patched domain-containing protein 3, which produces MAKCRTDCIERPLRICFQMLGCFIGSHPWWFLITPLILSAGLGSGFYFLVDRMSNNIEEQFTPVDGQAKLERKYIQETFPGNESMFSNLRLSTSGNYATLIATSDKNILTVDSLQDILYWDFKIRSMVVQFDNQSFEYVDVCAGVMGSCTSNDILDIIKCNASNIHAVNLTFPWYHSDVRSIPLYLSLGSVKLDKDSSVVESAEAIQLHYYLREDTKAKTDLWLKSFLDLVSNESSTSLQVSYSTSMSMQWEFEKTPASVIYLFSITYAIAITFSIISSWRLDNVRTKVWVASFGLLSTGLAVLSGFGALLLLGQPFVMTAASCPFMILGIGLDDMFIMISCWQRTRVLDSVPERLADTYRDAAVSITITTLTDALALFLNYSSPFGSVQTFCLYAGISVCFCYLYNITFLGACMALNGQREAENKHWFTCAKIPEDLPSRNSKAFSICCVGGSYDHITEKEETESISHIFEQFYGPFLTHKLIKAHVFVIYAGYLAVSIYGCWILKEGLDIRNLALDDSYIIDYYNNQRQHFSEYSCNAMVAVKQPLPYWDEEGQRQLHSCISNFESLHYVNSTFAWFLSFQQYANAANLNMSSRDAFQTHLPHFLELTPMFRQDINLTADSEIQASRFFIQTLNKTTMKDMMVGLRKTAEECPVELLVYHPAFIYFDQYTVIMDNTIQTILVAVVVMLVVSLVLIPSLFCCVWVAFAICSVTVGVTGFMALWGVNLDSISMINLVMCIGFSVDFSAHIACCFVSSPKRDVNEKAMDALAHLGYPILQGALSTVLGVVVLSVSGSYIFRTFFKVVFLVITFGLLHGLIFIPVFLTLFGAREECC; this is translated from the exons ATGGCCAAGTGCCGCACAGATTGCATAGAGAGACCCCTGCGGATTTGTTTTCAGATGTTGGGCTGTTTTATCGGATCCCATCCCTGGTGGTTCCTCATCACCCCCCTTATTCTCTCAGCAGGTCTGGGGAGCGGGTTTTATTTTCTCGTGGACAGGATGTCCAACAATATCGAAGAACAGTTCACACCTGTTGATGGACAGGCCAAGCTGGAGAGGAAATACATCCAAGAAACTTTCCCAGGAAATGAGTCCATGTTTTCGAACTTAAGGCTGAGCACAAGTGGGAATTATGCAACTCTCATAGCTACAAGTGACAAGAATATCCTGACGGTTGACTCACTTCAGGACATCCTATACTGGGACTTTAAAATTAGGAGTATGGTAGTGCAGTTTGACAACCAGTCATTTGAATATGTGGATGTTTGTGCTGGTGTGATGGGATCCTGCACCTCTAATGATATTCTAGatattattaaatgtaatgCCAGCAATATACATGCTGTCAATTTGACATTTCCATGGTATCACTCTGATGTTAGGAGTATTCCCCTATATTTAAGTCTGGGGAGTGTGAAATTAGATAAGGACAGCTCAGTAGTTGAAAGTGCTGAAGCCATACAGCTCCATTACTATTTACGAGAGGAcaccaaagcaaaaacagatCTATGGTTGAAAAGTTTCTTAGATTTGGTCTCAAATGAATCATCAACTTCCCTTCAG GTGTCATACTCCACCTCTATGTCAATGCAGTGGGAATTCGAGAAAACTCCAGCTTCCGTCATCTATTTATTCTCCATCACGTATGCCATTGCCATCACATTTTCAATTATATCATCTTGGAG GTTGGATAATGTGAGGACGAAGGTGTGGGTGGCATCTTTTGGGCTGCTCTCCACAGGTCTAGCAGTCCTGAGTGGTTTTGGTGCACTGTTGTTGCTGGGTCAACCTTTTGTCATGACAGCTGCATCCTGTCCTTTCATGATATTAG GTATTGGACTCGATGATATGTTCATCATGATCTCCTGCTGGCAGAGGACCCGTGTCCTGGATAGCGTCCCAGAGCGGCTCGCTGACACCTACAGGGATGCTGCCGtctccatcaccatcaccaccctGACCGATGCTCTGGCTCTCTTCCTGAACTACAGCTCTCCCTTTGGCTCCGTCCAGACCTTCTGCCTTTATGCTGGGATTTCTGTTTGCTTCTGCTATTTGTACAACATCACTTTCCTGGGGGCTTGTATGGCTTTGAACGGacagagggaagcagagaaCAAGCACTGGTTCACCTGTGCCAAAATCCCAGAAGACCTACCATCCAGGAATTCAAAAGCCTTCAGTATCTGCTGTGTTGGAGGGAGCTACGATCACATCActgaaaaagaggaaactgaGTCCATAAGCCACATTTTTGAGCAGTTCTACGGCCCATTTCTGACCCACAAACTGATAAAAGCACATGTATTTGTCATCTATGCAGGCTATCTAGCTGTTAGTATCTATGGTTGTTGGATCTTAAAGGAAGGACTTGATATCAGGAATCTGGCTTTGGATGATTCCTACATCATTGATTACTACAATAATCAAAGGCAGCACTTTTCTGAATATAGCTGCAATGCGATGGTCGCAGTGAAACAGCCCCTCCCTTACTGGGATGAGGAAGGACAGAGGCAACTGCACTCatgcatttcaaattttgaaagtTTGCACTATGTCAATAGTACATTTGCTTGGTTTCTTTCCTTCCAACAGTATGCCAATGCAGCCAATCTCAACATGAGCTCTCGAGACGCTTTCCAAACCCATCTGCCCCATTTCTTAGAACTCACCCCAATGTTTAGACAAGACATCAACTTGACTGCAGACAGTGAGATTCAGGCCTCTCGCTTTTTCATTCAGACACTAAACAAAACCACAATGAAGGACATGATGGTTGGACTcaggaaaacagcagaggaaTGTCCAGTAGAGCTCCTGGTCTACCACCCTGCTTTCATCTACTTTGATCAGTATACTGTTATAATGGACAACACCATTCAAACCATCCTGGTGGCTGTGGTAGTGATGCTAGTTGTCTCACTCGTCCTGATACCCAGTCTCTTTTGCTGTGTATGGGTGGCTTTTGCAATTTGTTCAGTCACCGTTGGTGTGACAGGATTCATGGCGCTGTGGGGTGTAAACCTTGACTCCATTTCCATGATCAACCTTGTCATGTGCATTGGTTTCTCTGTGGATTTCTCAGCACATATAGCTTGCTGTTTTGTCTCCAGTCCCAAACGTGACGTCAATGAGAAAGCTATGGATGCCTTGGCCCATTTAGGGTATCCTATTCTGCAAGGAGCATTGTCCACAGTTTTAGGAGTGGTGGTGCTGTCTGTGTCTGGAAGTTACATCTTTAGGACATTCTTCAAGGTTGTGTTTCTTGTGATTACATTTGGGCTGCTCCACGGCTTAATTTTTATTCCAGTGTTTCTGACACTGTTTGGAGCCCGTGAGGAGTGTTGTTAA